A single window of Watersipora subatra chromosome 9, tzWatSuba1.1, whole genome shotgun sequence DNA harbors:
- the LOC137404064 gene encoding LOW QUALITY PROTEIN: uncharacterized protein (The sequence of the model RefSeq protein was modified relative to this genomic sequence to represent the inferred CDS: inserted 1 base in 1 codon), which yields MAGVNNSLLDLDDNPKNQLADPIMPTTSADSLSEVKIIAKTRPTRIFKASAIGKESQKNELAFSLYASINRELRAVDVIFKSCLKGVVLSETFNACVTDIEAKASAITSDYAKLSQLSDNRVEMKIKQHFEFFNGETSKITQRILEQQQSMASEEEETREQEQLEVKERLLEEQRKLEEYLAERNIEEELVSKPKQQQRLGATSTLTTPISLNAQPPLRASLLKSTPYQQSMPLYEEPIRTEPVNLESPPETPTRKTGIWSRLDALSVKEKINQASHAHSEISESDSIRILANEITQGIKRSRKVDIEPEIFSGNALEFDDWECDFDGYLSSMGIEDGSEKIRYLKKYVEGTARECINGQFMIRTELSYRHAREKLTSRFGNKLDVARSMKNKLDIWPKISANDTPALQRYADYLESCSXAMKSIPGLASLDEELNNERFARVLPDWAHQKWGATTHRIRKKEMRYPKFAEFASFVDDLAEMRSQPLMQNLEKAHDKRPRPNNTRSLATNSVDHTPERSCLYCEDPRHKVAECFKIWEKPYSQRMRFIANNMLCYICVKPGHGAARCSSKGKNICSKCRRPGHATCLHKTKEDWDEEQQNADHRNYNSGHMWPRNATPHQQTASAHLNYRQTPGNAAKNTNSPQVAQTLNSNKTSSTEHCPLISPVEYQDLQGADLIKLSNKNTRTTSQNKLFNMGMPVYVSSASNPLNEVLIYAFLDSASDHSYITKDLTTQLGLRSLGTKPIEIETMTGEIQLSRINMVGDIIIQGYNGGEVKLPSAYEWETIPNSTGEFANHTNVLDHPHLQKIADKLPPPMNLSVSLLIGANCTSAFFPLEAIKGGDNKPYALRSELGWAVFGVEETCRTKHKVCTTYQTNTSEVESDMLSQDDYQFMNFLEAHTTTTEAGNYMMPLPFKQRPILPNNIEQAKSRQESLSKKFQKQPQFRADYHKFMNELIEEKLAEPVQEEDAKPGERWYLPHFAVKHPQKQKLRVVFDCKAVYKGTSLNDHLLPGPDLMNSLFRILCRFRREQVAISCDIQKMFYNFLVAPNDRDYLRFLWYNEEGQPKTYRMKVHLFGAKSSPAVATYGLRKIATDHSSISKRAAAFINRNFYVDDGITSVASETEAVSLIAESREICKKGNMRLHKFSSNSVEVLSSLPESERSVHDKDLLANSLPEQRTLGLQWSMEFDTFKFVNKIQEKPSTRRGILSIVGQSYDPLGFIAPYTLIGKNILQEINKANVSWDEQIPEEISLKWNKWTSQLPALERINIPRCFKPKDFGKVVRAELHHFCDASDVGIGVCSYIRQVNDNGHVHVAFLVGKSRVIPSKGLFTTPRLELVAAVMATQLSKTLREQLDMKYDEFFWSDSKIVIGWISNASRRFNTFVHNRIRIITSETKIKQWNHTPGHCNPADIASRGKPCDQLADSAWFSGPDFLKAATIDQYKLNQQHSEVLDPKDPELKKLKVSKTANVRQPTTVVTRFAKFSTWTRLVRSISTIRNIQKNCTKSWSIKPISVEDGRTSENKIICEVQKHHFEDSYTLIKSGQRLSKKHTLFKLNPFVDETGILRVGGRLQNSQSLNYQEKHPIILPRDAHIASLIVRHYHDSTHHQGRTYTLSAIRNAGYWIIGVTRLTKSVLSNCIACKRLRGKPMEQIMSILPLERVEPAPPFLNIGIDCFGPFVVKERRSEIKRWGLLITCLYSRAIHIELLNDMTTDSFINALRTFICLRGAVNTIYCDQGTNFLGASNEFSKELQSLNKRTSALGTFLLDKQITFKFTAPQASHAGGVWERQIRSVKAVLDGMRIGRYHNRLDTTGLRTAFYESMAIVNSQPIAVNHMDDPEVPILTPNHLITSKAKEVTSPPGNFGSTDIYSRKMWRKVQQFADEFWTLWKTGYMNRITKRQRWQNPKPNIQKGDIVMLTDENTPRNQWLYGMVEETIASTDSKIRKVKIKMSNRGIDSKGKIITKGSTLERPIQKLVLLQRDE from the exons ATGGCTGGAGTTAACAACAGCTTACTTGACCTGGACGACAATCCTAAAAATCAATTAGCAGATCCAATTATGCCTACAACCAGTGCTGACTCATTAAGTGAAGTAAAAATCATAGCTAAGACCAGGCCTACTCGTATCTTCAAAGCTTCTGCAATTGGCAAAGAAAGCCAGAAAAATGAGTTAGCATTTTCATTGTATGCTTCCATAAATAGAGAGCTAAGAGCGGTCGATGTTATTTTTAAGAGCTGTCTTAAAGGTGTTGTTTTGTCAGAAACTTTCAATGCATGCGTAACTGATATTGAAGCGAAGGCTTCAGCTATTACCTCTGATTACGCTAAATTGTCTCAGCTATCTGATAATAGagtggaaatgaaaataaaacaacacttTGAATTCTTTAATGGTGAAACCAGTAAGATTACACAAAGAATCCTGGAACAACAGCAGAGTATGGCATCTGAAGAAGAAGAAACTAGAGAACAGGAACAGCTGGAAGTCAAAGAGAGGCTACTTGAAGAGCAGCGGAAACTTGAAGAATACCTTGCAGAAAGGAATATAGAAGAAGAGTTGGTATCGAAACCTAAACAGCAACAGCGACTGGGAGCAACATCCACACTCACAACACCAATCAGTTTGAATGCGCAGCCACCACTAAGAGCGTCCTTACTTAAATCAACGCCTTACCAACAGAGTATGCCACTGTATGAAGAGCCTATAAGAACTGAACCAGTGAACCTAGAGTCGCCTCCAGAAACTCCAACAAGAAAAACGGGCATATGGAGCCGACTCGACGCACTTTCAGTAAAAGAAAAGATCAATCAGGCATCTCATGCTCACAGTGAGATATCAGAGAGCGATTCCATTCGCATTTTAGCGAACGAAATTACGCAAGGAATAAAAAGATCTAGAAAGGTTGACATCGAACCTGAAATCTTTAGCGGCAATGCACTAGAGTTCGACGACTGGGAGTGTGATTTTGACGGTTATCTTTCTTCAATGGGCATCGAAGACGGCTCTGAAAAGATCAGATACCttaaaaaatatgttgaagGAACTGCTAGGGAATGCATAAATGGCCAATTTATGATTCGTACGGAGCTGAGCTATCGACATGCACGAGAGAAACTCACCTCTCGATTCGGGAACAAATTGGACGTGGCCCGTTCAATGAAAAACAAACTCGATATTTGGCCAAAGATCTCTGCTAACGACACGCCAGCCCTCCAGAGATATGCCGACTACCTGGAGAGCTGTA AAGCCATGAAATCGATTCCAGGCCTAGCGAGCTTAGACGAGGAACTCAACAACGAACGATTTGCAAGAGTGCTTCCTGACTGGGCGCATCAAAAGTGGGGTGCAACGACACACCGTATACGGAAGAAGGAAATGCGTTACCCTAAATTTGCAGAGTTCGCTTCATTTGTTGACGACTTAGCAGAAATGCGCTCACAGCCTCTAATGCAAAATCTTGAGAAGGCACATGACAAACGGCCAAGACCCAATAACACCAGATCTTTAGCCACAAACAGCGTCGACCATACACCAGAGAGAAGTTGCCTATACTGCGAAGACCCCCGCCACAAAGTGgcagaatgtttcaaaatttggGAAAAGCCCTACAGTCAGCGTATGAGGTTTATTGCTAACAACATGCTGTGCTACATCTGCGTTAAACCTGGTCACGGGGCTGCCAGATGCAGCAGTAAAGGAAAAAACATCTGCTCCAAATGCAGAAGACCAGGGCATGCCACATGTCTACATAAAACAAAAGAAGACTGGGATGAAGAGCAACAAAATGCGGACCACCGAAACTACAATTCAGGACACATGTGGCCCAGAAACGCCACGCCTCACCAACAAACAGCTTCAGCTCACTTAAATTATCGACAAACTCCGGGTAATGCAGCTAAAAACACCAACTCACCACAAGTGGCGCAGACACTGAACTCCAACAAAACCAGTAGCACGGAGCATTGTCCTCTCATTTCTCCGGTGGAATACCAAGATCTACAGGGTGCGGATTTAATTAAGTTGTCAAATAAAAACACAAGAACGACATCCCAAAACAAGCTGTTCAATATGGGTATGCCAGTGTATGTATCCTCAGCCTCAAACCCGCTCAATGAAGTTCTGATCTATGCATTCCTTGATTCAGCGTCAGACCATTCTTATATAACCAAAGATCTCACGACACAACTAGGACTGAGGAGTCTAGGAACAAAACCCATCGAAATCGAAACAATGACTGGCGAAATACAACTGAGTAGGATAAACATGGTCGGAGACATCATCATTCAAGGTTATAACGGCGGAGAAGTTAAATTACCATCAGCATATGAGTGGGAAACTATCCCAAACTCGACCGGTGAGTTTGCGAATCACACCAACGTATTGGATCACCCTCACCTGCAAAAGATAGCGGACAAATTGCCACCACCAATGAACCTCTCCGTGAGCCTGTTGATTGGTGCCAACTGTACTTCTGCCTTCTTCCCTCTGGAAGCTATCAAAGGTGGAGACAATAAGCCCTATGCACTCAGGTCAGAACTCGGGTGGGCCGTTTTCGGTGTAGAGGAGACCTGCCGAACTAAACACAAGGTATGCACAACCTATCAAACCAATACCAGCGAGGTCGAGAGTGATATGTTGTCTCAAGATGACTACCAATTTATGAACTTCTTAGAGGCGCATACAACAACTACGGAGGCTGGAAATTACATGATGCCGCTCCCGTTTAAACAACGACCGATACTCCCAAACAACATAGAGCAAGCCAAGAGTCGGCAAGAAAGTCTAAGCAAAAAGTTTCAGAAACAACCTCAATTCAGGGCAGATTATCATAAGTTTATGAATGAACTGATAGAGGAAAAACTAGCGGAGCCAGTGCAGGAAGAAGATGCAAAACCAGGAGAACGATGGTATCTGCCACACTTTGCAGTAAAACACCCTCAAAAACAAAAGCTAAGAGTGGTTTTTGATTGTAAAGCTGTGTACAAAGGAACATCGCTAAACGATCACCTACTTCCAGGCCCTGACCTTATGAACTCCCTCTTTCGGATACTCTGCAGATTTAGGAGGGAGCAAGTGGCTATTAGCTGCGatattcaaaaaatgttttataattttttggtaGCGCCTAACGACAGAGATTATCTAAGGTTCCTGTGGTACAACGAAGAAGGCCAACCAAAAACCTACAGAATGAAGGTGCACCTATTTGGTGCCAAGTCGTCGCCTGCTGTGGCCACATACGGATTACGCAAGATTGCAACAGATCATAGCAGCATTTCCAAGAGAGCGGCAGCATTTATCAATCGCAACTTTTATGTCGATGATGGCATCACCAGTGTAGCTTCAGAGACAGAAGCCGTTAGCCTTATTGCAGAATCTCGAGAAATTTGTAAAAAGGGTAACATGAGACTACATAAATTTTCATCCAATAGCGTGGAAGTTCTCTCATCTCTCCCCGAATCTGAAAGATCAGTACACGACAAAGACCTACTTGCAAACTCACTTCCCGAACAAAGAACCCTGGGCCTACAGTGGTCGATGGAGTTCGACACATTCAAGTTCGTGAACAAGATCCAGGAAAAACCAAGCACACGAAGAGGAATCCTCTCGATCGTTGGCCAATCGTACGATCCCCTTGGTTTTATAGCTCCGTACACTTTAATTGGCAAAAACATCCTGCAAGAGATAAACAAAGCCAATGTTAGCTGGGACGAGCAAATACCCGAAGAGATATCTCTTAAATGGAACAAATGGACCTCCCAACTGCCAGCATTAGAACGAATCAACATACCACGATGCTTCAAGCCAAAAGATTTCGGTAAAGTCGTCAGAGCTGAACTGCATCACTTCTGTGATGCAAGTGATGTTGGAATTGGAGTATGCTCTTATATCCGCCAAGTTAACGACAATGGTCATGTACACGTGGCATTTCTTGTAGGAAAATCAAGAGTGATACCATCGAAAGGCTTATTTACAACACCACGTCTGGAACTTGTGGCCGCCGTCATGGCAACACAACTTAGCAAAACGCTTCGTGAGCAGTTAGATATGAAATACGATGAGTTCTTCTGGTCGGACTCAAAAATTGTTATAGGCTGGATATCTAACGCCTCTAGACGATTCAACACATTCGTTCACAATCGGATCAGGATCATAACTTCTGAAACAAAAATCAAACAATGGAATCACACACCGGGACACTGCAACCCAGCAGACATTGCATCGAGAGGAAAACCATGTGATCAATTGGCAGATTCGGCGTGGTTCTCTGGACCCGACTTCCTGAAGGCTGCAACCATTGATCAGTACAAGCTAAATCAGCAACATTCTGAAGTTCTAGACCCAAAAGATCCCgagctaaaaaaactaaaagtgTCAAAAACTGCAAACGTCAGGCAGCCTACTACAGTTGTCACTAGGTTTGCTAAATTCTCAACATGGACCAGACTCGTGCGCTCTATTAGCACAATTAGGAACATTCAAAAAAATTGTACTAAATCATGGTCCATAAAACCAATTTCTGTAGAAGACGGCCGCACCTCCGAAAACAAGATCATCTGCGAAGTTCAAAAGCATCACTTCGAAGATTCTTACACCTTGATAAAGAGTGGGCAGCGACTGAGCAAAAAACACACTCTGTTTAAACTAAACCCATTCGTCGATGAAACAGGAATTCTGAGAGTAGGTGGAAGGCTACAGAATTCGCAGAGCCTAAATTACCAAGAAAAACACCCAATAATCTTGCCACGTGACGCCCACATAGCATCCTTGATCGTACGCCACTATCACGACAGCACGCATCATCAAGGTAGAACATATACCCTGAGTGCCATCAGAAATGCTGGATATTGGATTATAGGTGTAACCAGACTGACGAAGTCCGTTCTGAGTAACTGCATTGCCTGCAAAAGATTACGGGGTAAACCCATGGAGCAAATAATGTCAATCCTACCGTTAGAAAGAGTCGAGCCTGCACCACCCTTCTTGAATATTGGGATAGATTGCTTCGGACCATTTGTTGTAAAAGAAAGACGATCAGAAATAAAAAGATGGGGACTGCTTATCACATGTCTTTATTCAAGAGCCATACACATCGAGCTGTTAAATGACATGACAACCGACTCCTTCATTAATGCCCTTCGTACCTTTATCTGCCTCAGAGGAGCAGTAAACACTATATACTGCGATCAAGGGACCAACTTCCTCGGAGCGAGCAATGAATTTTCAAAAGAACTACAGTCTCTAAATAAGAGGACATCTGCCCTAGGAACTTTCCTCTTAGATAAACAAATAACTTTCAAGTTTACTGCACCCCAGGCAAGCCACGCCGGTGGCGTATGGGAGCGTCAAATTCGTAGCGTGAAAGCTGTCTTAGACGGAATGCGCATCGGAAGATACCACAATAGACTAGACACAACAGGACTTCGAACAGCTTTCTATGAATCGATGGCCATTGTTAATAGCCAACCAATAGCAGTCAACCACATGGATGACCCAGAGGTGCCAATTCTAACGCCAAACCACCTAATCACATCGAAAGCAAAGGAGGTGACTTCACCACCAGGAAACTTTGGAAGTACAGACATTTATAGCAGGAAAATGTGGCGAAAAGTTCAGCAGTTTGCTGATGAGTTTTGGACATTGTGGAAAACCGGGTACATGAATAGAATCACGAAAAGACAAAGGTGGCAGAACCCAAAACCCAATATTCAGAAAGGTGACATAGTTATGTTAACAGACGAAAACACTCCGAGGAATCAGTGGCTTTATGGAATGGTTGAGGAGACGATTGCCAGCACAGATAGCAAAATAAGAAAAGTGAAGATAAAGATGTCCAACCGAGGCATCGACAGCAAGGGGAAGATCATCACGAAAGGCTCCACCTTAGAAAGACCCATTCAAAAGTTAGTACTGCTCCAAAGAGACGAGTGA
- the LOC137404911 gene encoding NFX1-type zinc finger-containing protein 1-like, which yields MFQRTRWTSAKRLIFGSLLCLSQDGFDKISLFAVVTDRDEIEKAGEFRIEFLPDSQRAFDQLANKKTPFIAVESTAYFESYKHVLKGIQELSESEFAFAKHIVRVETDVAPPAYTSMEMLYRFIAADKEVTKLVSVFRNCKNWPSAEELGFNESQFEAYKMALTKEFAVIQGPPGTGKTFIGLKIVEMLLDNLYGISSTDQETTDSGLTISDRTMSWRERRPKRLNQVLIVCYTNHALDQFLEGMLKFCSIEDMVRVGSRSKSERLESCNLKKRTTKSTGQLGISFFQYREELHSFINGKTIEKALAEMKSTKEAILMYEHPGLFEDFPEFFSQLAYYAAELKDQNKDGDAMVHWLNIDSATDLEESPEMKQESGSMSPTSRLSEDFIEIEGDRELASRKLDLDDDDDDDDSEWQKSSSSTRSSGKCIIFEKI from the exons ATGTTTCAGAGAACTAGGTGGACATCTGCTAAAAGACTGATCTTTGGATCACTCCTATGCTTGTCTCAAGATGGCTTTGATAAAATTAGCCTCTTCGCTGTAGTCACCGATCGGGATGAAATCGAAAAAG CTGGAGAATTCAGAATCGAGTTTCTTCCTGACTCACAGAGAGCGTTTGATCagctagcaaataaaaaaactccTTTCATTGCTGTGGAGTCGACGGCGTATTTTGAGTCTTACAAACACGTGCTGAAGGGAATACAGGAGTTGTCAGAATCCGAGTTTGCTTTCGCAAAGCACATTGTCAG AGTTGAGACGGATGTAGCTCCCCCAGCATACACGTCTATGGAAATGCTCTACAGATTCATTGCAGCAGACAAAGAAGTTACTAAACTAGTTTCAGTCTTTCGAAATTGCAAAAATTGGCCATCAGCAGAAGAGTTGGGCTTCAATGAGTCACAATTCGAAGCCTACAAAATGGCCTTGACCAAAGAGTTTGCTGTCATTCAAG GGCCTCCCGGCACAGGAAAAACCTTTATCGGTCTCAAGATCGTCGAAATGCTGTTAGATAATCTGTATGGCATTTCCTCCACAGACCAGGAAACAACCGATTCTG GGTTAACCATCAGCGATAGAACAATGTCTTGGCGAGAGAGGAGACCGAAGAGACTTAACCAAGTACTCATAGTCTGCTACACTAACCATGCTTTGGACCAGTTCCTAGAAGGAATGCTCAAATTCTGTTCCATCGAAG ACATGGTTCGAGTTGGAAGCAGAAGCAAAAGTGAGCGACTTGAAAGCTGCAACCTCAAAAAGCGAACAACTAAGTCCACAGGTCAACTAGGAATATCTTTCTTTCAATACCGTGAAGAATTGCATAGTTTTATA AATGGTAAGACCATTGAAAAAGCGCTAGCTGAAATGAAAAGCACTAAAGAGGCTATTTTAATGTACGAGCATCCAGGGCTATTCGAGGATTTTCCTGAATTCTTCAGCCAATTAGCCTACTACGCTGCAGAACTGAAGGATCAGAACAAGGATGGTGATGCTATGGTTCACTGGCTAAATATTG ATTCAGCTACCGACCTTGAAGAGTCACCAGAAATGAAGCAAGAGAGTGGCTCTATGTCTCCCACATCCAGGCTTTCTGAAGATTTCATTG AAATCGAAGGAGATCGAGAACTTGCGAGTCGAAAACTTGACttggatgatgatgatgatgatgatgattctGAATGGCAGAAATCTTCTTCTTCGACAAGATCTTCAGGCAAGTGCATAATTTTTGAGAAAATTTAA